The following proteins are co-located in the Streptomyces asiaticus genome:
- a CDS encoding IclR family transcriptional regulator: protein MSERRTASSASPAVGRALDVLLHLAGRSGPVRASALARDLEMPRSSLYHILAVLVDRGFVTYVPEEQAYGLGVSSFEIGSAYSRHEPLKRLARPILRNLSNLLGQSVHLGILYGAETVYLLKERPPRGHSGYTDATPVTDVGVRLPAHLTANGRAILAHSGEAHLRAVFPRPGDLVTRTGRGPRSLAELRSLLARDRERGWSEEVELVSEGLRSIGVPAFDHNERPIAAVSSTWRRHHHRHEVDHVRDILQQGAARLTAAVAGHAPHASHAPHAHGTDGAQ, encoded by the coding sequence GTGAGTGAACGCCGGACGGCATCAAGTGCCTCGCCGGCCGTGGGGCGGGCGCTGGATGTCCTGTTGCACCTCGCCGGCCGCTCGGGGCCGGTTCGGGCATCGGCGCTGGCCAGAGACCTGGAGATGCCCCGCTCTTCGCTCTACCACATCCTCGCGGTCCTGGTTGATCGCGGGTTTGTCACCTATGTCCCGGAGGAGCAGGCATACGGCCTGGGCGTGTCGTCCTTCGAAATCGGCTCCGCCTACTCGCGGCACGAGCCCCTGAAGCGACTCGCCCGCCCCATTCTGCGCAACCTGTCGAACCTGCTCGGCCAGTCGGTGCACCTGGGCATCCTCTACGGCGCAGAGACGGTCTACCTCCTCAAGGAGCGGCCGCCGAGGGGCCATTCCGGGTACACCGATGCCACTCCCGTCACCGACGTCGGTGTCCGGCTGCCGGCCCATCTCACGGCCAACGGCCGTGCGATCCTGGCCCACTCCGGCGAGGCGCACCTCCGGGCGGTCTTCCCCCGGCCGGGAGATCTCGTCACCCGCACCGGCAGAGGCCCCCGGTCGCTGGCGGAGCTGCGGAGCCTGCTGGCGCGGGACCGTGAGCGCGGCTGGTCGGAGGAGGTCGAGCTGGTCTCCGAGGGGCTCCGGTCGATAGGGGTGCCGGCGTTCGATCACAACGAGCGGCCGATAGCGGCCGTCAGCAGCACATGGCGGCGCCACCACCACCGGCATGAAGTGGATCATGTGCGGGACATCCTGCAACAGGGTGCGGCACGGCTGACGGCGGCGGTGGCGGGTCACGCGCCCCACGCATCCCACGCACCCCACGCCCACGGAACGGACGGCGCACAGTGA
- a CDS encoding TetR/AcrR family transcriptional regulator codes for MPSDPRRRRAARHAQPAGAPSAASPRKKPITVDRITDAALHVVATEGYDALTIRRVAAVLGTGPSSLYAHIVSKEDIDDLLIGRLCSEVVLPEPDPAEWREQILDVYAQIRDQYLKYPGVSRAALGVVPTNLSTLRVKEGLLAILLAGGIEPRNAAWALDALSLYVSAYTLEQSLVRQRRRHPDQEWVLGREELIHRFTALPADTFPQTRRYAAELTSGTGHDRFDFTLGLIMDNLTQLQPRRLKGSGRSS; via the coding sequence ATGCCCTCCGATCCCCGGCGACGCCGAGCAGCTCGTCACGCCCAGCCCGCTGGGGCGCCCTCAGCGGCGTCACCGCGCAAGAAGCCCATCACGGTCGACCGGATCACCGACGCCGCCCTGCACGTCGTGGCCACCGAGGGCTATGACGCACTGACCATCCGTCGAGTCGCCGCGGTGCTCGGCACCGGGCCGTCGTCGCTGTACGCGCACATCGTCAGCAAGGAGGACATCGACGATCTGCTCATCGGCCGGCTCTGCTCCGAGGTCGTGCTGCCCGAACCGGACCCGGCCGAGTGGCGCGAGCAGATCCTCGACGTGTACGCGCAGATCCGCGACCAGTACCTGAAGTACCCCGGAGTCTCCCGCGCCGCGCTGGGCGTAGTCCCGACCAACCTCTCCACATTGCGGGTCAAGGAAGGGCTTCTGGCGATCCTGCTCGCCGGCGGAATCGAACCGCGGAACGCCGCCTGGGCGCTCGACGCCCTATCCCTCTACGTCAGCGCCTACACCCTGGAGCAGTCGCTGGTCCGGCAGCGGCGCAGACACCCGGACCAGGAATGGGTCCTTGGCCGCGAGGAGCTGATCCACCGGTTCACCGCACTGCCGGCCGACACGTTTCCGCAGACCCGACGCTATGCCGCTGAGCTGACCTCCGGCACCGGGCACGACCGGTTCGACTTCACCCTCGGCCTGATCATGGACAACCTCACCCAGCTCCAGCCCAGGCGGTTGAAGGGGTCCGGCCGGTCCAGCTGA
- a CDS encoding FAD-dependent oxidoreductase: protein MRVSVVGAGLGGLCLAQGLRGAGIEADVYERDPAITARFQGYRLVLSPMGFEALRGCLPPRWHPLLDAIVGDAYAERLILDPQLNRIGELGPGRTGIVIDRHVLRHLLLTGLTVRTGAALTGYDVLDDGKVEARFADGDPATADLLVGADGVGSAVRAVLSPRTTATDTGARFVIGRTPLTGRFATLEPAFGSKIAGDGVSLMLGAMRFRTPPKQAAEELAPEVTLPDIRDYVRWAMLLPPNGSLGAPTAQEAALSRMEGWHPDLRALIEQADPDNSTLLSIRVVEPRERWAPGPVTLLGDAIHATSPTGGNGANTALRDADLLRRCLIEAVERRQDLLGAVGDYERQMFEYGGEAVRHSLAALPAFVSHMGLHHQ from the coding sequence ATGCGAGTTTCCGTGGTCGGGGCCGGTCTGGGAGGTCTGTGTTTGGCGCAGGGTCTGCGTGGTGCCGGGATCGAGGCCGACGTGTACGAGCGGGACCCGGCGATCACCGCGCGGTTCCAGGGCTACCGGCTCGTGCTGAGCCCGATGGGGTTCGAGGCGCTGCGCGGCTGTCTGCCGCCGCGCTGGCACCCGCTGCTGGACGCGATCGTCGGTGACGCCTATGCCGAGCGGCTGATCCTGGACCCGCAGCTGAACCGGATCGGCGAGCTCGGCCCCGGCAGGACCGGGATCGTGATCGACCGGCACGTGCTGCGGCACCTGCTGCTGACCGGACTCACCGTGCGGACCGGGGCCGCGCTGACTGGCTACGACGTGCTGGACGACGGCAAGGTCGAAGCCCGGTTCGCGGACGGCGACCCGGCCACCGCCGACCTGCTCGTCGGGGCGGACGGGGTCGGATCCGCCGTCCGCGCGGTGCTCTCGCCGCGGACCACCGCGACCGACACCGGCGCCCGGTTCGTCATCGGCCGTACGCCGCTGACCGGGCGCTTTGCCACCCTGGAGCCGGCCTTCGGCTCGAAGATCGCCGGAGACGGGGTGAGCCTGATGCTCGGAGCGATGCGATTCCGTACCCCGCCGAAGCAGGCGGCCGAGGAACTGGCACCCGAGGTGACCCTCCCCGATATCCGCGACTACGTGCGCTGGGCCATGCTCCTGCCACCGAACGGCTCGCTCGGCGCCCCGACCGCGCAGGAGGCCGCGCTGTCCCGGATGGAGGGCTGGCATCCGGACCTGCGGGCGCTCATCGAGCAGGCCGACCCGGACAACAGCACCCTGCTCTCCATCCGGGTGGTCGAGCCCCGTGAGCGCTGGGCGCCCGGTCCGGTCACGCTGCTCGGAGACGCCATCCACGCCACCTCCCCGACCGGCGGCAACGGTGCGAACACCGCCCTGCGCGATGCCGACCTGCTGCGCCGCTGCCTGATCGAGGCCGTCGAGCGCCGCCAGGACCTCCTCGGCGCGGTCGGCGACTACGAGCGGCAGATGTTCGAGTACGGGGGCGAGGCCGTGCGCCACAGCCTCGCCGCGCTGCCCGCCTTCGTCTCGCATATGGGTCTTCACCATCAGTGA
- a CDS encoding LamG-like jellyroll fold domain-containing protein, with translation MCSPRQTSEPRSGTGRRTFLRTTGLVGAGVAMTGLEAAPTAAAASVSGAAGAPAWHPDPDSLRFTVAVMPDTQYLFDGESIHPAPVEASFRYLLRHAREENIVFLSHLGDLTEHGQVSELGPIDRAFRLLDERGAAYSVVAGNHDLDSSTDDQRGRTPYLDTFGPRRYHSSPSFRGAGPDGYNTYHTFRAAGREWLVLALDWRPSAKGIAWAREVIAGHPRTPVILTTHELVYADHEGEEARFSDHGQWLWDELIADHDQIFLTLNGHYWPPARTVRRNKAGHDVHLHITNYQDRYYGGAGMIRLYRFDLARHTVDVRTLSPWILDRADEHLNELERGEIERTSSQDYFSVPIDFEQRFAGFAPTAPRPARPASRLVIPGTVAYWRFDQGGRDGAPVEDSVRITDHSGCGNHLTKVAVPGSPADALSWSDEHHPDQPGHGSLSFHGDKSPLRGAYLRTADGAPLNGATFRSGYTVEAFLKLPADWDGGRNAWSGLLGRRGPSGQAGKTGGDMEEPVVTLSLSDGHGLQWAVYPLNEDGAVTNWSHELPLNTWWHAAVVNDGRHTTMYVNGCPVARNPSTPANGLTTLGLPWLLGGYEYGGKIDQIMYGWIGDVRVVDRALPVGDFMSS, from the coding sequence ATGTGCAGTCCCCGTCAGACCAGCGAGCCGCGGTCCGGAACCGGCCGCCGCACCTTCCTGCGCACCACCGGACTCGTCGGCGCGGGTGTGGCCATGACCGGGCTGGAGGCGGCGCCGACCGCCGCGGCCGCATCGGTCTCCGGGGCCGCGGGTGCCCCCGCCTGGCACCCCGACCCCGACAGCCTCAGATTCACCGTCGCCGTCATGCCGGACACCCAGTACCTCTTCGACGGCGAGAGCATCCACCCGGCGCCGGTGGAGGCGTCCTTCCGCTATCTCCTCCGCCACGCACGCGAGGAGAACATCGTCTTCCTGTCCCACCTCGGCGACCTCACCGAGCACGGGCAGGTCTCCGAACTCGGGCCGATCGACCGGGCCTTCCGGCTCCTGGACGAACGGGGCGCCGCCTACAGCGTGGTGGCCGGAAACCACGACCTCGACTCGTCCACCGACGACCAGCGGGGCCGCACCCCCTACCTGGACACCTTCGGCCCCCGGCGGTACCACTCCTCGCCCTCGTTCCGCGGCGCCGGCCCGGACGGCTACAACACGTACCACACCTTCCGCGCCGCGGGCCGGGAGTGGCTGGTGCTCGCCCTGGACTGGCGCCCTTCCGCGAAGGGCATCGCCTGGGCCCGGGAGGTCATCGCGGGCCACCCCCGAACTCCGGTCATCCTCACCACACACGAGCTGGTCTACGCGGACCACGAGGGCGAGGAGGCGCGGTTCTCCGACCACGGACAGTGGCTGTGGGACGAGCTGATCGCCGACCACGACCAGATATTCCTCACCCTCAACGGCCACTACTGGCCGCCGGCCCGTACCGTCCGCAGGAACAAGGCGGGCCACGATGTCCATCTGCACATCACCAACTACCAGGACCGCTACTACGGCGGCGCCGGGATGATCCGCCTCTACCGGTTCGACCTGGCCCGCCACACCGTCGACGTCCGGACGCTCTCCCCGTGGATCCTGGACCGCGCCGACGAGCACCTGAACGAGCTGGAGCGCGGAGAGATCGAACGCACCAGCTCACAGGACTACTTCAGTGTCCCGATCGACTTCGAGCAGCGCTTCGCCGGATTCGCCCCCACCGCACCGCGGCCGGCCCGGCCCGCCTCGCGGCTGGTGATCCCCGGTACGGTGGCCTACTGGCGCTTCGACCAGGGCGGCCGGGACGGCGCGCCCGTCGAGGACTCCGTCCGGATCACCGACCACTCCGGCTGTGGCAACCACCTCACCAAGGTCGCCGTCCCCGGCAGCCCGGCCGACGCCCTCAGCTGGTCCGATGAGCACCACCCGGACCAGCCGGGACACGGCAGCCTCTCCTTCCACGGCGACAAGTCCCCCCTGCGCGGCGCCTATCTGCGTACGGCCGACGGCGCTCCGCTGAACGGCGCCACCTTCCGCTCCGGCTACACCGTCGAGGCGTTCCTCAAGCTGCCCGCCGACTGGGACGGTGGCCGCAACGCCTGGTCGGGACTGCTCGGCCGACGCGGCCCCAGCGGCCAAGCCGGAAAGACCGGCGGGGACATGGAGGAGCCGGTGGTCACCCTCTCGCTGTCCGACGGCCATGGGCTCCAGTGGGCCGTTTATCCGCTGAACGAGGACGGCGCGGTCACCAACTGGAGCCATGAGCTGCCGCTGAACACCTGGTGGCACGCGGCCGTGGTGAACGACGGACGACACACCACGATGTATGTGAACGGCTGCCCGGTGGCGCGCAACCCCTCGACCCCGGCCAACGGCCTCACCACCCTCGGGCTGCCCTGGCTGCTGGGCGGCTATGAGTACGGCGGGAAGATCGACCAGATCATGTACGGCTGGATCGGCGACGTCCGCGTCGTGGACCGAGCGCTGCCGGTGGGCGACTTCATGTCCTCCTGA
- the speB gene encoding agmatinase has translation MTANPPDAIRPVPPQETDATLHFTGPATFGRIPRLDQVDTADIAVVGVPFDAGVSYRPGARFGANAVREASRQLRPYNPAMDVYPFHYAQVADAGDITANPHNIDMAVESIEAGTDALLSTGAQLMTLGGDHTIALPLLRSVARRHGPVALLHFDAHLDTWDSHFGAQYTHGTPFRRAVEESLLDTSALSHVGTRGSLYSKEDLDEDTKLGFGIVTAADVMRRGVDEVVQQLKERIGKRPLYISVDIDVLDPAHAPGTGTPEAGGLTSRELLEIVRGLADCYLVSADLVEVAPAYDHAEITSVAASHTAYELITLMSRQIAFFRWVEENKPS, from the coding sequence ATGACCGCGAACCCTCCCGACGCCATCAGGCCCGTCCCGCCCCAGGAGACCGACGCCACCCTGCACTTCACGGGCCCAGCCACCTTCGGCCGCATCCCCCGCCTGGACCAGGTCGACACCGCGGACATCGCCGTGGTCGGGGTGCCGTTCGACGCCGGTGTCTCCTACCGGCCCGGGGCCCGCTTCGGGGCGAACGCCGTCCGGGAGGCGTCGCGCCAGCTGCGCCCCTACAACCCGGCCATGGACGTGTACCCGTTTCATTACGCCCAGGTCGCCGACGCCGGTGACATCACCGCCAATCCGCACAACATCGACATGGCCGTCGAGAGCATCGAGGCGGGCACGGACGCTCTGCTGTCCACGGGCGCGCAACTGATGACCCTGGGCGGCGACCACACCATCGCGCTCCCACTCCTGCGCTCGGTGGCCCGCCGCCACGGCCCGGTGGCACTGCTGCACTTCGACGCGCACCTGGACACCTGGGACTCCCACTTCGGCGCCCAGTACACCCATGGGACTCCGTTCCGCCGCGCGGTCGAGGAGAGCCTCCTCGACACCTCCGCGCTCTCCCACGTCGGCACCCGCGGCTCGCTGTACAGCAAGGAGGACCTCGACGAGGACACCAAGCTGGGCTTCGGGATCGTCACCGCGGCCGATGTGATGCGACGCGGGGTGGACGAGGTGGTGCAGCAACTCAAGGAGCGCATCGGAAAACGGCCGCTGTACATCTCCGTGGACATCGACGTCCTGGATCCCGCACACGCCCCCGGCACCGGCACCCCCGAGGCGGGCGGCCTCACCTCGCGGGAACTGCTGGAGATCGTGCGCGGGCTCGCCGATTGCTATCTGGTCTCCGCCGACCTGGTCGAGGTCGCCCCGGCGTACGACCACGCCGAGATCACCTCGGTGGCCGCCTCGCACACCGCGTATGAGCTGATCACCCTCATGTCCCGGCAGATCGCCTTCTTCCGCTGGGTGGAGGAGAACAAGCCGTCGTAA
- a CDS encoding MFS transporter — MAVDTEAADARTAGERVAAPGSGSASTEPLTGFHIRVTATTFGANFSDGYALGVIGAVLPALGETMRLSGVWQGLLGASALIGLFFGSILLGRVADVIGRQKLYLYNFVLIAVASAAQFWAHSPLVLFLLRLAIGFGLGADYAVGPTLLSEFVPGRLRGVLLGSLTVLWTVGYVLANIAGTYIPINGTTAYWLLASGAVPALLVLLLRIGIPESPSWLAARGRAAEAARIRRTYLGQSEATAADAEAAAAARPPAARYRELFARGQATKTWFGVIFYSAQVLPYFAIYTFMPQILATLNISGADTQNLVLNLALLLGGVIGLWPVQRLGRRPFTIGTFAILTLCLGAMAVLSDGSSALLMVPFLIYTFVMAGASTITQVYPAELFPTALRGSGVGFLNGTSRVASAIGTFVLPVSLSHFGAGWSMGWMALVLLLGTVVSLAWAPETRDTLTAEDLHH, encoded by the coding sequence GTGGCAGTGGACACGGAGGCGGCGGACGCGCGGACGGCGGGGGAGCGGGTGGCGGCGCCCGGGTCGGGCTCCGCCTCGACCGAGCCACTCACCGGGTTCCACATCCGGGTGACCGCCACCACCTTCGGGGCGAACTTCTCCGACGGCTACGCCCTCGGTGTGATCGGCGCGGTGCTGCCCGCGCTCGGCGAGACCATGCGTCTGTCCGGCGTCTGGCAGGGCCTGCTCGGCGCGTCCGCCCTGATCGGCCTGTTCTTCGGCAGCATTCTGCTGGGGCGGGTGGCGGATGTGATCGGACGCCAGAAGCTCTACCTCTACAACTTCGTGCTCATCGCGGTCGCCTCCGCCGCCCAGTTCTGGGCGCACAGCCCGCTGGTCCTCTTCCTCCTCCGGCTGGCGATCGGCTTCGGTCTGGGCGCGGACTACGCCGTCGGCCCGACCCTGCTCTCCGAGTTCGTCCCCGGCCGGCTGCGCGGTGTCCTGCTGGGCTCGCTCACCGTGCTGTGGACCGTCGGCTACGTACTGGCCAACATCGCGGGCACGTACATCCCGATCAACGGCACCACCGCGTACTGGCTGCTGGCCAGCGGAGCGGTGCCCGCCCTGCTGGTGCTGCTGCTGCGGATCGGCATCCCCGAATCCCCGAGCTGGCTGGCCGCCCGGGGCCGTGCCGCCGAGGCCGCCCGGATCCGCCGCACCTACCTGGGGCAGTCCGAGGCCACCGCCGCCGACGCGGAGGCCGCGGCCGCCGCGCGGCCGCCCGCGGCCCGCTACCGCGAGCTCTTCGCCCGCGGCCAGGCGACCAAGACCTGGTTCGGTGTCATCTTCTACAGCGCCCAGGTGCTGCCCTACTTCGCCATCTACACCTTCATGCCGCAGATCCTGGCCACCCTGAACATCTCCGGGGCCGACACCCAGAACCTGGTGCTCAACCTGGCCCTGCTGCTGGGCGGGGTGATCGGGCTGTGGCCGGTGCAGCGCCTGGGCCGCAGGCCGTTCACCATCGGCACCTTCGCGATCCTCACGCTGTGTCTGGGGGCGATGGCCGTGCTCAGCGACGGCTCCAGCGCCCTGCTGATGGTCCCCTTCCTGATCTACACCTTCGTCATGGCCGGTGCCTCCACCATCACCCAGGTCTATCCGGCGGAGCTCTTCCCCACCGCGCTGCGCGGCTCCGGGGTCGGCTTCCTCAACGGCACCAGCAGGGTCGCGTCCGCCATCGGCACCTTCGTCCTGCCGGTCAGCCTGAGCCACTTCGGCGCGGGCTGGTCGATGGGATGGATGGCGCTGGTGCTGCTGCTCGGCACGGTCGTCAGCCTGGCCTGGGCGCCGGAAACCCGTGACACCCTCACCGCCGAGGATCTGCACCACTGA
- a CDS encoding MFS transporter, with product MATTPVTEHNEPSTPPGAPATERERKRLHTKLKLATQIGQGIDGYIIGGIGLAMGAITDDLHLTSVEQGLVGAAPLIGIFVGGPLFGRLADRFGRRPVFLIDMLIFLVGSVLQFFVADGTQLFLIRMVMGVAIGGEYAIGAPLLSEYAGRRGRGRLLASLEISWYLGYALATVVGALFTSVDGGWRWSLASSAVIALVCVTLRGGIPESARWLLSQGRRDEAEALIEKYGIEVDVAAELDERDEVRRDGFRALFSRQHIRSTVFASVFWAALVLPYFAIGTFWTDVFEALHMGDNAVAALLVYSFTAVAGVTAGCLVVERIGRRRLLIPPFWITAGCLALVAVWPSSTPVIVTGFLFFIFLNAASSALTAVYPLEVFPTSLRTTGVGFATAMSRVGAAIGTFLLPMGLDHFGAEFVLLVGAGVLVVGAVVSQFLAPETTDLDLARAARTAREGA from the coding sequence ATGGCAACGACGCCTGTGACCGAGCACAACGAGCCCAGCACACCGCCGGGCGCACCCGCCACCGAACGCGAACGGAAGCGGCTGCACACCAAGCTGAAGCTGGCCACCCAGATCGGCCAGGGCATCGACGGCTACATCATCGGCGGCATCGGCCTGGCGATGGGGGCGATCACCGACGACCTCCATCTGACCTCCGTGGAACAGGGGCTGGTCGGTGCCGCACCACTGATCGGCATCTTCGTCGGAGGGCCGCTCTTCGGCCGGCTGGCCGACCGGTTCGGACGCCGGCCGGTGTTCCTCATCGACATGCTCATCTTCCTGGTCGGCTCGGTGCTCCAGTTCTTCGTCGCGGACGGCACACAGCTCTTCCTCATCCGGATGGTGATGGGGGTGGCGATCGGCGGCGAGTACGCGATCGGCGCGCCGCTGCTGTCGGAGTACGCGGGCCGGCGTGGCCGCGGGCGGCTGCTGGCGAGCCTGGAGATCAGCTGGTACCTGGGGTACGCGCTGGCCACGGTCGTGGGGGCGTTGTTCACCTCCGTCGACGGCGGCTGGCGCTGGTCCCTGGCGAGCAGTGCGGTGATCGCGCTGGTGTGTGTGACCCTGCGCGGTGGCATCCCGGAATCCGCGCGCTGGCTGCTGAGCCAGGGGCGCCGGGACGAGGCGGAGGCGCTGATCGAGAAGTACGGCATCGAGGTGGATGTCGCCGCGGAACTCGACGAGCGCGACGAAGTGCGGCGGGACGGGTTCCGCGCGCTCTTCAGCCGACAGCACATCCGCTCCACGGTGTTCGCCAGCGTCTTCTGGGCCGCCCTCGTGCTGCCGTACTTCGCCATCGGCACCTTCTGGACGGATGTCTTCGAGGCTCTGCACATGGGGGACAACGCGGTGGCGGCGCTGCTCGTCTACTCCTTCACCGCCGTGGCCGGTGTCACCGCGGGATGCCTGGTCGTGGAGCGGATCGGCCGCCGCAGGCTGCTGATCCCGCCGTTCTGGATCACGGCCGGGTGTCTGGCCCTGGTGGCGGTGTGGCCGTCCTCCACCCCCGTCATCGTCACCGGCTTCCTGTTCTTCATCTTCCTCAACGCCGCCTCCTCCGCGCTGACCGCGGTCTATCCGCTGGAGGTGTTCCCCACGTCCCTGCGCACCACGGGCGTCGGCTTCGCCACGGCCATGAGCCGGGTGGGTGCCGCGATCGGTACGTTCCTGCTGCCGATGGGGCTCGACCACTTCGGAGCGGAGTTCGTGCTCCTGGTCGGCGCCGGAGTGCTGGTGGTCGGAGCCGTCGTGTCGCAGTTCCTGGCACCGGAGACCACCGACCTGGACCTGGCTCGCGCGGCGCGCACGGCCCGCGAAGGGGCGTAG
- a CDS encoding NAD-dependent succinate-semialdehyde dehydrogenase: MNLPGIETLVKAPFAEGDVFIAGRWCAAEDGRTFPVHDPATAEPIREVSAAGPGDAVAAVDAAQEAAAGWRATPPRRRSEVLHTAFALMREHTDTLARLIVLENGKAYRDAVAEVGYAAEFFRWFAEEAVRIGSSFGDAPGGGFRHVVRRHPVGVTAFVTPWNFPAAMATRKIAPALAAGCPVLLKPAPDTPLTALAIAALLSEAGLPDGLLNVLPTDRAPEVVSVWLRDERVRKFSFTGSTATGRKLLAQAAANVVNVTMELGGNAPFIVCEDADVDAAVRGAMDAKMRGGGEVCIAANRFYVHQSVAAEFTEKFAAAMTAVRAGAGLEEGVTLGPMINRTAVESIRSLVDDAVGRGAKVAARGGVPEGPGCYHPATVLVDVPDDARIMNEEVFGPVAPLATFADEDELVARANATVHGLASYIYSRDVARALRISERLESGMVGLNRGLLSDPAAPFGGVKQSGLGREGGREGIEAFLETQYIALDWPTG; encoded by the coding sequence ATGAACCTCCCCGGCATAGAAACCCTCGTCAAGGCGCCGTTCGCCGAAGGCGATGTGTTCATCGCCGGCCGCTGGTGCGCGGCCGAGGACGGACGGACGTTTCCCGTGCATGACCCGGCCACCGCGGAGCCGATCCGCGAGGTGTCCGCGGCGGGTCCGGGCGACGCCGTGGCGGCGGTCGACGCGGCCCAGGAGGCCGCCGCCGGATGGCGGGCGACGCCACCGCGCCGTCGCTCGGAGGTGCTGCACACCGCCTTCGCCCTGATGCGCGAACACACCGACACCCTCGCCCGCCTGATCGTCCTGGAAAACGGCAAGGCGTACCGGGACGCGGTGGCCGAGGTCGGTTACGCGGCGGAGTTCTTCCGCTGGTTCGCCGAGGAGGCGGTGCGGATCGGCTCCTCGTTCGGCGACGCACCCGGTGGCGGCTTCCGGCACGTCGTACGCAGGCACCCGGTGGGCGTCACCGCCTTCGTCACCCCGTGGAACTTCCCGGCCGCGATGGCCACCCGGAAGATCGCCCCGGCGCTCGCCGCCGGCTGCCCGGTGCTCCTCAAACCGGCCCCCGACACCCCGCTCACCGCCCTCGCGATCGCCGCCCTGCTGAGCGAGGCGGGCCTGCCCGACGGGCTGCTGAACGTGCTGCCCACCGACCGCGCACCCGAGGTGGTCTCGGTCTGGCTCCGCGACGAGCGGGTCCGCAAGTTCTCCTTCACCGGCTCCACCGCCACCGGCCGGAAACTCCTGGCGCAGGCGGCGGCGAACGTCGTCAACGTGACCATGGAACTGGGCGGCAACGCCCCCTTCATCGTCTGCGAGGACGCCGACGTCGACGCCGCGGTGCGCGGTGCGATGGACGCCAAGATGCGGGGCGGTGGCGAGGTCTGCATCGCCGCCAACCGGTTCTACGTCCATCAGTCCGTGGCCGCCGAGTTCACCGAGAAGTTCGCGGCGGCCATGACCGCGGTACGCGCCGGAGCGGGACTGGAGGAGGGCGTCACCCTCGGCCCCATGATCAACCGGACCGCCGTGGAGTCCATCCGGTCCCTGGTCGACGACGCGGTCGGGCGTGGCGCGAAGGTCGCCGCGCGGGGCGGCGTGCCCGAGGGCCCCGGCTGCTACCACCCGGCGACCGTCCTGGTGGACGTCCCCGACGACGCCCGGATCATGAACGAGGAGGTCTTCGGGCCGGTCGCGCCCCTCGCCACCTTCGCCGACGAGGACGAGCTGGTGGCCCGCGCCAACGCGACGGTGCACGGTCTCGCCTCGTACATCTACTCGCGCGACGTGGCCCGGGCCCTGCGCATCTCCGAACGTCTGGAGAGCGGCATGGTCGGCCTCAACCGTGGCCTGCTCTCCGACCCGGCAGCGCCCTTCGGCGGCGTCAAGCAGTCGGGTCTGGGCCGGGAGGGCGGCCGCGAGGGCATCGAGGCGTTCCTGGAGACGCAGTACATCGCCCTCGACTGGCCGACCGGCTGA